The nucleotide window ATAGCTAGCCTTATAGTTCAATATTTACAAGTTGTAGCTATTATAAGTCAAAAAGTGCAATAATTGTAACCATATCAGCGGATTCCAATCACCAATGTTTTAAATGACCTGTTAAACcggttttttaagttttaactccCTTTGTTTATCTTTGAGCAACACAAtaaacctaacccatttaacccCAGTTAACTCATCGATATGTAGCCAACTGAAATATGGGTTTTAGCCGCAGGAACAGTCAAGCCTGATATACACTTACAATCATCATATATGGCATTTGTCGGTTCCCTGCAAGATAGTATTTGGATCTctagtatgtatgtatatacgtatgtatgtatgtatttagaTCTGTAGATTAAACTATCGTTTTTTTTGTCAACAAATATGACATTGATTCATTGTTGCAGTCACAATACAACAGCTATAGACTGTGCTAAATTCACAGCACAGAATATGTACTCATAACAGATGCAATTATGCCTGTACGATTTCTCATCCTCAATGCGTACTACTCACAGCAGATGCAGTTATGAGTGTACGATTTTTCATTCACAGCACATACCTTTTTGCGTTTTCTGCATCATTAATCTAGTAGTATCTACACTCATATCATTGCCAAACCGAATTCCTCATAGTCTAATCGCATACGTTTTCCTACTCATTGTATATTTGTTTGATGGTCTAAGGTCAATGCATTCCTAGTTGTAAGGCTAGTACTCATTcaattaagttttttatacatctAGAAGATGGTATGAACTTCAGTCAAAGTGCTTAAAACTGTCTGTGTAGAATTACAACATAATCCATGATAATGGTTCGTTTACGCTGATTGGCACCGACAAGGATTCATACTGTTTATCTTTCGTTGCTGTCAATTGCTCATATCGTGATTAGTCTTAGAGGGTTGTACTTACGCATTGAATTTTCTTTAGTGTTTTGCATAATGGAGGATAATGTCAACGCGCTGAAAGAAACATGTTTTTATCATATCGTCGTTGCCAATACCTTGCATCATCATTCAAAGTGAGCATTTTCTGAAGCAAAGAGAGCAAAAGACATGATCGTAGGTCACCTCTTTCGACACTTGTTCAAGTGCTCAAGATAGTGAGTTTAAGATGATGACTGACTAGACGGACATACATTCAAGGCAGACGATTGGGCTGACAACCTGCCTTCACTTTTTGGGAAAATACGGTGTCGCCCAACAGCTAGCATTTTACGACATCACTAGACAACCACAGACAGCAAAATGACACCCATGAACAGGCTCGTAATTCCTATTCAACAGCAACAACAGCGACAAACAGTAGCTGCAGCGATGAGGCGACAACAGTTATTGTGACTGTTCTGCATAGCTTGCTCTGTCAAATATGGTATTTAACGGAAAGCATCCTATCATTTCATCAGAATGCAGAAGCACTTGGCTTCTGATTTGTTTGCATATTGATGCCAGACAGAACCTGATGCAGTACGTTGGTGTAACTGCGAAGTACACCTTTTTACAGTTTTCAGTTTTTGGGTCAATACAGCAGTACAAGCACTATGATAATACAGAGCATCCTTGTAATAAGTGGAATTATGATTTAAATTAGGAAAATTTTTCCTGAATAATCCCACTTATTGCCCAATTCATCTTTTCATTCTCTCCCTTATAACCCATGTCATATCTAAAATATCAACAATgacttctcttgaagcttcaaCATTGGCCTCAGAGCCATAAATCTCTCACTTCTTTTTCTACCTCAcaaataaaaaccccaaaggCTTGAAGCCTTTCAACAATGGCTTCTCGTCACCAACTAAATGTACAATAAGCGTACCAATAATGGCTTCAAAATTGTAATAAACACACAACACTTTTCTAGATTGAAGACCAATTTTCAGCTTGGTTTTCCGCTTCCTCTTTAGGTTTATGCTCTGTCTGAGTTTCCCTTGTatactttaacacaaaaattttCCTCATAACCACACGAAAACAAGAGGAAATAAGTCAAAAGTAAATAGTTTGGTTTGGTCATTTTATTTTTCAGTGATCGAAAGGACATAATCTTATTGGATGATtacaatatttgtatttttttttgtttataatgaCTTAAGTCATAGATATAAAACTTTTAAGGGTGTTATGTTATGGTGACTCAGTATGGAGTTAATATATTTGGGTGTTTAAGGTGATAAAAGGATGTTTTAGAGAAAATTGCAAATCAGTACAGTGGTCTATGAAGAATTAATGCTCGCTCAATCTGTTGCTTGACCCTGTTTGGTTGCTTGATCTGGTCGAGCTAGAGATCAGATTTAGTCTCTTTTGTAGTTCCAAAGCTTATATAAGGGTCTTGTATATGCCTTGTATATATGATGTAAGATCATTTGATCTACAGCAATTAAGAATTGAGTTGAGTGCCACATTTAAATTTTAGAGATTTAGTGAGAgaatttttgggtttttcttTAATCATTTTAGAAATTTCTAAGGGGAATTCCTCTTGTAGAGTTTAAATTATAGtttgtaatatttaaattctaaagcaataatattcatttaattgttataaaggTGGGGTTTCGTAGTCTAATAACATTGATATTAGAGTTTTCTTTCACCTAaaaaattcttattattatgatttgaGAAGACAATTCATGAATGCATTGGGAAATTCAATCCTTTCTTCATGAATAGTGTTGTGATATTTTGCTATAAAAGCATTACTCCTGTATTGTAAATTGATGCAAGATATTGATATACGAAGCAGATATCAATCTCATATACTACatttctccttatattctccctacctttttaacatatatattattttctttgtttttgcattttttatttttgatctttATTGGGTTTTTTCATTGTTAACATGAATCAAACTATAACAATGGCTATAATCAATAAATCTCTAAAACGTTgagtataatttataattgattGTGTATGAAATGACATACTCTTGTTtgattagaatagaaaattCTCTTACTACTCCTAAATCCGAGATAAGTCTAGAATTATCTAGAACAGAAAACTCTCAAGACTCCTACACGAAGGTACAAAAAGCAGAACTCCCCGAAATAAATCGAAGCGACAAGACGGTACAAAAACCAGAATTGTGACAGACAAGTTGATTAGCTCTAGGGTTTGTCGAAGAAATCAATCTTACAATCCAATGAATCCAGAAAATCCCAACTGGGAAGGACTGCTCAAATGGAGTCTCTCTCATTCCGATGGCACTAAACCCCAACGTCAGCTCAGGTTTGTCTCGTTTTTCTTGCTTTATCCTACTTACTTTCTCAATTTATTTGTAATCGAGTATTTATCTTCTATAATGAATAATGGTCAGCGAGGATGAACGAAAATGGTTCATGGAAGCGATGCAATCACAGACTATTGATGTTGTGAAGCGAATGAAAGAGATTACTCAAGTTATGCAGACTCCTGAGGATGTTTTAGATTCTCAAGGAGTTACTCCGGCTGACATTGAAGGTGATGTTATATTGCTTGATGAATGGTTTGTTCACTCTTTGAGTTCAGTTAAATTTGCCAACTGTTCTAAAGTTTTTGGTGATTATAATTTTGCAGATATGCTGGATGAGTTACAGGAACATGTGGAGTCTATTGATATGGCTAATGGTATGTTGAGAAGACTTTCTTAAAGCcacttgttcattatgcatatgAATTTAATACTCTTCTTGCTTTTATGCATTTTTAGGGTGAAAACTCGAGTAGGTAAGGTGCATTGTCAAAAAAATTTAGTATGAAATCAGTGATAATATTTGGTTTTGGTGCAAATTGATTCAAAATTGTGTTACAAATAGGGAACTATATGGAAAAGTTTGGGCTTTTGGGTTAGACGAAAGTTTTGGGCTATCAGAagattttttgtattttggcTTTTTGTGAGGAAGTTATGATGTTCTGTGGTTTAATGGTTGAGAATGTAAGGTTTTAGGAATAAGGGGATATACGTTAACAGATAAAAACTGAATCTTTGTTTGTGATTCAATCCAAGGGGTAATCTTTTGATCTTTCGATAAGGGATGGATTTTATGTAGGAGAATTCCATGTTTGACGTGAAGATGTAGGTTTAATATGGGTTTGCATTTGTTAGATAGGTTTTAATAAAAGATAACATATGTTAACAGATAGACGTGATTTTGAGGACAAGTTAGAATTCCAAGATAGAATTTGTGGaaagataaattgaaaatattgatCTATTCATTTATGTGGATGGTGTGAGGCATTTGTGAAGGTAGGATAGATATGGTGTGTGGCATGGAAGGTAGAAGGATGGTATAATAAAACTTAAATATTGTCTTGATACATAAACAGCACGAAATCAAACTTAAGGTTCGCTATCTTAAGTAGACATACTCAGAGAGCTAACcacatttttcttcttttctaaGCTTACTGACCTTCATGTCATGCATTCAGAGTTTTTGAGCTAAACAAGATTATTGGCTTGGAAAATGAAATTAAAGCCAGAATTTTTAGGAGCTTAAGGGCATGATTGTTGCCTCGTCTACCCAAGTGGAAGAAGAAGGTTCCTCCTAGTAGAACTCTTCTTTAAATCCACCCACCAGTTGATGATTATGTGCAAGATTATGAGTATCTTACAGTTAGCCTATTGAAGAATCAAAACCTTGCCAACTGAGCACCACAATCAGCATCATTCTTTTCGAGTTGGCAAAATTTTCTTCACACCAAGGCATAAATTCAATATTAGACATGAATCATTAGATAAATGTAAGGGTAAAGTTGTTGCTTCTACATAATGGTGCCACATAAAGGTTTTATAACTTATTTTCGATAACAATGGTGATGTTGCGGGAATGATATGGATGTGGTTCATTAACGCGGCAGGTTTTTGTTTTGATGTACTTTGGATaatgtttattaaaaaattgatcTTTTTGAATAATCAAATCGTTTTAGATGTACTTTGGTATGATAACAGAACATTTGTAATCAATTTTatacttactaattaattagaTAATTAAGCttgaataaaatatttttctcgTAATTGTAATATGTATCATAAATTTGTAagtacataaaaataatatgtaaCGTAATGAATTTCAATTAAGTGGAGTATTATACAAGAACAGCAATTTGCTTAAAAAAGGCTTGCCCAAAAAGCACTATATTACTTGATCCATCATATTCTTTCCTCTTTGTTTCCGTATTAATTTTGTCGAAAGTCAGACCAAGAGGGTGATTGTAGTAAAAGGGTatttcaattattaaattttttttcatcgGTCATAATTTCTTTCTTCACTGGCATTTATTATCTCCTTCACCAATTCTCATTATTGTGCTTTCTTTGATCTTTTCCTTTTTGTTGCTAGGAATTATCTCTCCCATTCAACCCTTCCTGGTGTCTTCCGCTATCCTTctctttgttctttctttatttcttcattttctgtgCCAGCATCTTCATCCTtgtcttcatcttcatcttggCAAAGATGTGCATAAATGCAATGATGGCTATGTGTACAGTTCTTCAAACAAGGCACGAGCCAGTTTCACTAAGGCTTGTGCACATCTTCGCATGTAGTAAACAATCCACGTGAACAGTGAAGCTCCCAAGTATTTTTGACCTCTGAACATTCTCTATTTCTTAAAACAATCTTCACTCGATTGTTATCAATgctattttgaattttaaggcAAATCATTGACTTAGTGTAGGACTGTGGGTACTTGGTAGTTGCTCGTAGTGTAAGTTCTCTTAACTGTTTGTTTGAAGAAGccccttaattatttttgacaaGCAAATACTTAACATGGATAAGACACCAATACCGTTTCATCAAATAAGATGGGGAAGAGAAGAGAGGGTGAGGATATAAAATCCTCATGCATGGGTCtatattaaaaaactggtgACACTTGTGCTTCTTTGATAAATGTACTGAATGATTTCATAGGCTTGGCAAATTATAGGCTTAACGGAAAATACTAACTTGCTATTTTGCTGGAAAATGATAGCTTGATGAAACAAACTAACATCTTGCCGTACCTCTTGGACTTGTTGCTTGAGAGGTACTAACTTGCTATTTTGCTGGAAAATGATAGCTTGATCAAACAAACTAACATCTTACCGTACCTCTTGGACTTGCTGCTTGAGAGGTATTAGTACATCTTTGCTATAAGGTAGAATGGATCACCAGGCACCACTCACCATAGCATATGTTTCTTACATGGAGATTTTGTTCCATTTAATCGAGGcatattggtattattatagttGCAAAAATTATATTAGTTAGCAAACTAGTGtttaatttgtgaaattaaTATGGAGGGGGACAACTTTTGATCTGCACTACAGCCCAGATCTAAGCTTTCGTAGATTCTTTTACACTTTCTTTGGATAGAAGGATTTGCATGGAAAGGAAAGGGAGGGatttaaaaagattaaataTCTTTTGATAACAAATTTGAAGGGGAGATTTAGAAGGAAGGGATTTGAAGTAATTAGTTCCCCTaattttattaatgataaaatctCTTCATAAGTTGAaggatttggaaggaaaataaGTTTTCTCTTTCTCTCCCTTGTTCCCTCTCTTGAACAAACAAGGGAAACTTTTCTCATCATTTTCTCGCCTCCTTTCCCCTTCCCTTATTTTCCTTCCTCTCTTGAAGTCTTATTGTTTTTCTCTTGGCATTTTTATCTTTATATTCTGTATGGCAGATTTGCATTCGATTGGGGGACTGAGCCCTCTGGTTGGTTATCTGAGGAATCAACATGCCAATATACGAGCAAAGGCCGCAGATGTTGTGACAACCATTGTTCAAAATAATCCTAGAAGTCAACAACTAGTAATGGAAGTGAATGGTTTTGAACCACTTCTTACAAATTTTGCTTCAGACCCTGATATGAAAGTACGTACTCAAGCGCTTGGTGCCATATCATGTGAGTATCCTGCAGTTTTCTTTTTTGTCGTAGTTTCTTTTGCTCTGAGTTAACCTAATGAGAACATCTGTTGGTTTTTCTTCCGCTTTTAATTGCCTACATTTTTTTAGCTCTCTTGGTGCTGTCAGCTTTAATATTGATGTGTTTCTGGATATTGTTGCAGCTTTAATCCGTCATAACAAGCCTGGTATTGCAGCATTTCGCCTTGCAAATGGTTATGCTGCACTGAGGGATGCTCTAAGTTCAGAAAACGTCAGATTTCAGAGGTATTCTACTTCTTCCTGTTCATTGGTTCACATTTATGGCAAAATAGCTCTAATATGGACTAGATTAGttgtttcttttctttcttgtgCCCTCTGTATATTTCAAAAATATCCCTAATATGGACTCGATAAGCTACAACTTTCCAGGAAAGCGTTGAATTTGCTGCATTACCTTCTGCGAGAAAACCAATCGGATTGTGTTGTAGTAGACGAACTCGGATTTCCATGCATCATGAGGCACCTTGCCTCAAGTGAGGATGCATCTGTTCGAGAAGCTGCTCTACAGGGTCTACTGGAACTTGCACGTGCTAAACCTGATGGGACCACTGGTCATGTAACGGATGAGGATAATAAAATGAAGCAACTTCTTGAAGAACGCATTGGTAATATCAGCTCATTGTCACAGGAAGAGCTTGGGGCAGCTAGGGAAGAGAGGCAACTTGTTGACTCACTTTGGAATGCTTACTACAATGAGGCATCTCCCTTAAGAGAGAAAGGTCTTCTCGTTCTTCCTGGTGAAGAGCAAGATTTACCTCCACCAGATGTCGCCAGCAAACACTTTGAGCCTCCTCTTAGAGCTTGGGCTGCCAAACGAGAACCCGATACCTCTTCTGAGCCTTTGCTTCTAGGTCCTAGTGTTCCGAGTAGTGCTAATGAAAGTGCGGAGGGTGATTTCAGGCCGAGAGATGCTTCTTCATAGGTGAAACTTTTGCTTGATTTAGTAGTCATCAAATATATTGTTTTTGGATTTATGTTTATTGTGAAGTTGACGTTTTTGGAAGTATAGTGATCGTGTTTATAGCAACTGAAAGTTCCATCTTTTCTTGTTTAAATCACAGTTGcagattttattattattattattattattattattattattattattattattattattattattattttttcgcTATGTTTCTGATGTTCTGATTCATTACTTTTTTAACCGAGGAGTTATGGTTGGAGATTTGAAACTAGATTTTGCTGCTACTTGTCCTACCTTGATGTAAGAACTTCAACAAGTTGGTTATGAATATTTTGATTTGCTTTGATTCTTTGTGTGTTTAGTTGTATCTCAAAAGTAAATGTCCATTCTTAGTTGATCTCAAATAGTGTTATATGATTTGCTCACTTGCCTTGTGAATCTTGATTGATTTCAATCTACTTTAATCGGTATTTGTTGGTGATTCAAATCACCCTGATTCGCAATTTAAACCTGTAAAATCAACATTCTGCAATTGTGAAGGGGTTTTCTTCTAAATTGAGTTGAAAATGCGCAACCAAAACTCTTTGGTTATGCGGCAGAAGCAAGAAATATACAAAATCGGTTAATTATTCAAACCAAGAACTCGGAAGCAgacttaatgaagaaagagaaaggaGTAAAACAAATCTATCGAGTTTTTTGACCTAACACAAAACTCAAATGACAAAATAACCCTTAGGGTCTACCTGAAATTATGGGAAAATGAGAGTactaattagaggtgttcattcgggtgattgGATCGGTTTCGGATGGGTGTCATTCAGTTTAGATGCATTTCAGTTGggttatttttcggatgcgtgttgcgacgggTCACACTCGTATCGGGTCAGTTAGTCatggttcggttgaagatcagttattcgaGCTATTGGGTTAGCATCGGTTTGATGTCGGTTTAAGATTGTGtagagtgtcaatcggtctcgggttatcatcagttaataattggtttcggttttaccgggtacaggaggttcgggtatttttcaagtagaattcggctacgaattactaattactttcGATTGAGTCagtatcaaattaagttgttagtcattttttaattgatgataagatttcctttacttaaagcaaaatagttaaaatgcaaatcaattagcgatcattattactttgttactttcacttgtttgaccgaaaattaaaattataaagttctatcaattttcatctaattcgattaaaaatagttaaataaacattgatcattgattattaactctaaatgtATTaaatcatgtatttataaaatttaatttaataaaatatctatcactttattagaataattaataagatgattgaatatgagtcgatcatacttctatgttaaaaatttgtTCAGGATTTACAACAAATCTAAACTTCGTTTAGGTTAAGTCGattttagccggatcaagttTGGTTTCGAGCTTGATTTGGGCCGGATATGATTctggtcggtcattattaggttcgggtagtCTCGGTTAatggttatgtgtcggttaaaAAATTAGTAACAAGTCGGGTTtagttttcccattttcggttgtctaCTGATTCGGGTACAACTTCGGGTCAGGTAATATCGGTTCAATAAAGCTAATAAAGAAACACATGTTCAGTTCGGTTTGATTCGGATTCGgttcgggtcacttttgaataGCTCTAGTACTAATGAAAGATGGATAAATTAATGAATATTTATGTGCTTGGAATCAGAGTAAATAATAATGGAGTGAAGTAGTATGTCAAAAAGAGGAttaaatatttactcattgagaCCCAGGGTAAAAAGTCCTCTTTCACTATCAACACcatcaataatttataattaccaCCATTttaattaggggtgttcaaaaatatccgtaTCCGAAAACCCGCTTTCCGATTTTTAAAAGCGGATAAATTACCCGGTTTCCAAAATTCGGATAAAccgggtcgggtacccggttttaaaaccgggtattcgggtcggatacggatcacgaattttggaaaaccgggtacctagtttttttttttttttttaaatataaattttaatggtTTATGGAATTgtggttgtattttaattaactaatgcttgtattttaatagtttatgactaagttagttaagtattttaatattatttgaattatatgtttaaaaaattgttaaaagaattaagaaaaaaaaaaaaccgggtacccggttttcgaCCCGGAttaaaccgggtcggatccggaataCAATTTTAGCTAtccggaaaaccgggtacccggtttttcggaaccgggtcaacccggtatccgattttgaacacccctaattttAATTGATGAAAGCTTTGAAGAAAGGAAATTGAATCTTAATGCCTTGAAAAGGGAAGATAAAATTAGTAATATTGGTTGAAAAATTTCAAACCACCGAAAAAAAATAAGCATTTCCCTATTACTGTACTTGtagaaataaatattttctgtATATCATCTAGTATATTAGATGATCTTATtctctctaattatgtataatatcatagggatattcttattttctttcttaCTTTCGTAGGTTTGATGTATAAATTGAAGGATTATGTTACTCATGAGAATGAAGAGACAAAAttaacaaaccctaattttcactGTCATATTTTCAGTATTTTGTCTGAAAATTTTCTCCAGAAATTATACTGCTCTACTTTTTCATGGAAATCCAGACGTGGCTTTATTTGTACTTTTTCTAAGACActttaatacttcctccgttctgataTTGTTgttacatttgcatgggcacgagaattaagaaaagtgattgacctacactgtaactgattgtttactttatagagtatagtattttattattgttaattgaaaaagaaaaaggaaaaataggttgttaggttactttatagagtatagtataatattttattatagagtatagagtaggataaaaataggggtaggtagaactttaaatgattattttattactaaaaatagaaatgtagcaagtaatatgaaattgccacaATTTTTTTGACACAATTACCTCACTTTAACACTGGCATATGTTTCTTTGTAcatttttttgacttgttaAGTTGACATTTAACtagaattattttattatatccaCAATTTTTACCTTTTCAacctaatatttaattttatattaattggcACAATATGTTACCATTagattatgttttatttttctatttaactAAAGAATCATGAACCCGAATCGAATCAAAGCACGAATCATGTGAAGTTTTTGATATAGCCTATATTTGCCTAATAATGCAGGCTGTATTTTTGATCTTGTTTCTTAATCACAAGACAAGAGTATGAGACATAGCTAAGCTTAAATTAACAAACTCATCCTAACTAAGTAGAGACATTTTTCAgaataatgtttaaaaaaaaaaaatttctcactTTATCTAatttgggaaagtatttcccagaataccgtccacgtggaaaagtgtttttttttttttaattttttcagaacaaaccgccacttgagatggcggtttatctaaagcacaaaaacgccacatgaagtggcggtttggtcaaggcaaaccgccatcttatgtggcggtttggtccctggtaaaccgccacttcatgtggcggtttgctggtggcctgcaacaattttttttttctttcatttccctTAAATTGTGAACgtaacctgcattaaactagttcaataccatctattccatattaatcaattacgaaccagcttgatttgaaattttgctTTGTAGACCTTCGGACTCTGAGAATAAGCAAAATTAAAGCCTATATAGAAATGCTTCGTAAGAATTGGTAACACGACAATCATAAACAAACTTTAAAGCAAAAGGAAAGTGTGGGTGCCGACATAAAAATCAGAGATCCTCATAAGATgtccaccaaatgttggattcAAATCAACCACATTCAAAGTAGAACTTTTTCttgattaatttacttttttattgattttcatcAAGCTATTCTAAGAAAATCATACAAAGTAGAACATACAAAGttaaaatcatacaagaatatacaagaagttaaaatcatataagaatatacaaagtttgttaaactacaacccccggccccttttgttttgcgcaccggtggatgatgacggtgtgaactcgtcaacctccgcaatgacattaagagtaggagctcgtcgttgactagcacgctgatatgtgataa belongs to Amaranthus tricolor cultivar Red isolate AtriRed21 chromosome 17, ASM2621246v1, whole genome shotgun sequence and includes:
- the LOC130804513 gene encoding uncharacterized protein LOC130804513 encodes the protein MNPENPNWEGLLKWSLSHSDGTKPQRQLSEDERKWFMEAMQSQTIDVVKRMKEITQVMQTPEDVLDSQGVTPADIEDMLDELQEHVESIDMANDLHSIGGLSPLVGYLRNQHANIRAKAADVVTTIVQNNPRSQQLVMEVNGFEPLLTNFASDPDMKVRTQALGAISSLIRHNKPGIAAFRLANGYAALRDALSSENVRFQRKALNLLHYLLRENQSDCVVVDELGFPCIMRHLASSEDASVREAALQGLLELARAKPDGTTGHVTDEDNKMKQLLEERIGNISSLSQEELGAAREERQLVDSLWNAYYNEASPLREKGLLVLPGEEQDLPPPDVASKHFEPPLRAWAAKREPDTSSEPLLLGPSVPSSANESAEGDFRPRDASS